The Clostridium sp. DL-VIII DNA window TCAGGAAATTGCAAGTGATTTGGAAAGGCATTCGAAGTCTATTGATAATGCATTGCAAAGAGTTAAAAGAAAATTAGAAAAATGCCTTGATTTAAAGTGAAAATGCATATTGACAAATAAAAAGAATAATAGTAAACTTTATAATTGGTATATCAAAGAACATAACAAATTTTGAACGCTCACATAGCTCAGTCGGTAGAGCGTCACCTTGGTAAGGTGGAGGTCGTCGGTTCAATCCCGATTGTGAGCTCCAAATAATAAAAATAAAAAACACTAGGCCAAGTTTATTACAAGATAATAAAGGGAGGAAAATTATAATGGCAAAAGCAAAGTATGAAAGAAGTAAGCCACACGTTAATATTGGAACAATAGGTCATGTAGACCATGGTAAGACAACATTAACAGCAGCAATCACAACAGTATTAGCAAATAAAGGATTTGCAGAAGCATTTAACTATGCAGATATTGATAAGGCTCCAGAAGAAAAAGAAAGAGGAATCACAATCAATACAGCGCACGTTGAATATCAAACAGAAAACAGACATTATGCGCACGTTGACTGTCCAGGGCATGCTGACTATGTTAAGAACATGATTACAGGAGCAGCACAAATGGATGGAGCAATCTTAGTTGTATCAGCAGCAGATGGTCCAATGCCACAAACAAGAGAACATATACTATTAGGATCAAGAGTAGGAATCCAATATATAGTAGTATTCTTAAATAAAGCAGATATGGTAGATGATCCAGAATTATTAGAATTAGTTGAAATGGAAGTAAGAGAATTATTAAGTGAATATGACTTCCCAGGAGATGATATTCCAGTAATAACAGGATCAGCATTAAAAGCATTAGAAAACCCAACAGATGAAGAAGCAATTAAGCCAATAATGGACTTAATGGAAGCAGTAGATAGCTATATCCCAACTCCAGAAAGAGCAACAGATAAAGCATTCTTAATGCCAATCGAAGATGTCTTCACAATTACAGGAAGAGGAACAGTTGCAACAGGAAGAGTTGAAGCTGGAGTACTTCATGTAGGAGACGAAGTAGAAATCGTTGGATTAACAGAAGAAAAGAAGAAGGTTGTAGTAACTGGAATCGAAATGTTCAGAAAGTTATTGGACGAAGCGCAAGCAGGAGATAATATCGGAGCATTATTAAGAGGTGTACAAAGAGCAGATATCGAAAGAGGTCAAGTATTAGCAGTGCCAAATTCAGTACATCCACACACTAAGTTTGTAGGTCAAGTATACGTACTTAAAAAAGAAGAAGGTGGAAGACATACACCATTCTTTGATGGATATAGACCACAATTCTATTTCAGAACAACAGACGTTACAGGATCAATCAAATTACCAGATGGAATGGAAATGGTAATGCCTGGAGATCATATCGACATGAATGTTGAATTAATCACGCCAATAGCAATGGATGAAGGATTAAGATTCGCTATCAGAGAAGGTGGAAGAACTGTAGGTTCTGGAGTTGTTACTAAGATAGTAGAATAATAAAAGTTTAATGTATGGGACTAAGTTTATTAACTTAGTCCTATTTAAAGGATAATTGACAACTTAAATATTCTATGATATTGTATAAAAGTGACATTTTAAGCTATGCAAATTAGTAAAGAATAAGAAATTAAATTTCTTGTTTAATATATATGAAAAAAACTGGAGGTGCACAATCATGAGAACAAAAGTAACTTTAGCATGCACAGAGTGTAAACAAAGAAATTATGATTCAATGAAAAACAAAAAAAATGATCCAGATAGATTAGAAATGAAAAAGTATTGTAAATTCTGTAAAAAGCACACTCTTCATAGAGAAACTAAATAATCAGCTGCTGTAATGACATATAGTTATTAAAAATAAGGATGTGAAGATATGTCAGTAAAAGATAATGTGAAAACTGAAAAAGCTGTTAAAGGTAATGGCTTAGTTAGTTTTTTTAAAGATGTTAAGGCAGAGATAAAAAAAATAACTTGGCCTTCAAAAGATGAGACGAAAAAAGCTTTTGTTGCAGTTATGGTATTCACACTAATGTATACTATATTAGTTGGTGGAATGGATTCTATTTTCGAGAAACTCCTCCAAGCGATTTTAAAATTGAAGTAAAAGGGAGGTTTGGTGATTTATTAATATCACCTGATAAGTATGAGCGATAGAGCAAGATGGTATGTGGTACATACATATTCTGGATATGAAAATAAAGTTAAAGCGAATTTAGAAAAAGCAATAGAAAATAGAAATCTTCAATCATTAATCCATGATATACAAGTACCCATGGAAGAAGTAATTGAAGAGAAAGATGGTAAACAAAAGGTCTCATTAAAGAAAAAATTTCCTGGATATGTGCTTGTAAAAATGCT harbors:
- the tuf gene encoding elongation factor Tu, producing MAKAKYERSKPHVNIGTIGHVDHGKTTLTAAITTVLANKGFAEAFNYADIDKAPEEKERGITINTAHVEYQTENRHYAHVDCPGHADYVKNMITGAAQMDGAILVVSAADGPMPQTREHILLGSRVGIQYIVVFLNKADMVDDPELLELVEMEVRELLSEYDFPGDDIPVITGSALKALENPTDEEAIKPIMDLMEAVDSYIPTPERATDKAFLMPIEDVFTITGRGTVATGRVEAGVLHVGDEVEIVGLTEEKKKVVVTGIEMFRKLLDEAQAGDNIGALLRGVQRADIERGQVLAVPNSVHPHTKFVGQVYVLKKEEGGRHTPFFDGYRPQFYFRTTDVTGSIKLPDGMEMVMPGDHIDMNVELITPIAMDEGLRFAIREGGRTVGSGVVTKIVE
- the rpmG gene encoding 50S ribosomal protein L33, which codes for MRTKVTLACTECKQRNYDSMKNKKNDPDRLEMKKYCKFCKKHTLHRETK
- the secE gene encoding preprotein translocase subunit SecE, with protein sequence MSVKDNVKTEKAVKGNGLVSFFKDVKAEIKKITWPSKDETKKAFVAVMVFTLMYTILVGGMDSIFEKLLQAILKLK